Proteins co-encoded in one Setaria viridis chromosome 9, Setaria_viridis_v4.0, whole genome shotgun sequence genomic window:
- the LOC117839926 gene encoding uncharacterized protein, which translates to MPSPSTPPPPSSWAILGAIPRVSADDLSLDLAAPPRVSLLTIPKRMFPAEVTPRNYPRLLAADPSGLLLLHADQGRAASPTVNDRPNHQSFCWREFVAGYFVLEAADSALALPEPELIMNAGHVGIIASPTGSGYMVAELQPFLGDDHATLLCFSSDVGEWVDKTVNYPLPARHLSSDAVVSLHGRLWWIDLSWCIAACDPFADDPHLTVVPLPPGTALGYGQAAGVLDRYRAVGVSAGKLRFVDMYRNRDPSGALQVTIWTLPHPDSTEWELEHQASFHHIWDHHTYKAAGLPSKIPVLALIHPDHPAVVYFFLNDHLFGVDLRDHAVVACDLYHLVDPPRDLVSARFVHAWQLPQALRSPSPGNQR; encoded by the coding sequence ATGCCGTCCCCCtccacgcctccgccgccgtcctcctggGCCATCCTCGGCGCCATTCCGCGCGTCTCCGCCGACGACCTCTCCCTCGACCTCGCCGCGCCCCCGCGCGTCTCCCTCCTCACCATCCCCAAGCGCATGTTCCCGGCCGAGGTCACGCCCCGCAACTACCCCaggctcctcgccgccgacccctcgggcctcctcctcctccacgccgaCCAGGGCCGCGCCGCGTCCCCCACCGTCAACGACCGCCCCAACCACCAGTCCTTCTGCTGGCGCGAGTTCGTCGCCGGCTACTTCGTCCTCGAAGCCGCCGACTCCGCGCTCGCcctccccgagcccgagctcATCATGAACGCCGGCCACGTTGGCATCATCGCCTCCCCCACCGGCTCCGGCTACATGGTCGCTGAGCTCCAGCCCTTCCTCGGCGACGACCACGCCACCCTCCTCTGCTTCTCCTCCGACGTCGGCGAGTGGGTCGACAAGACTGTCAACTACCCGCTCCCGGCCCGCCACCTCTCCTCCGACGCCGTTGTCTCGCTCCACGGCAGGCTCTGGTGGATCGACCTCTCCTGGTGCATCGCCGCCTGCGACCCCTTCGCCGACGACCCGCACCTCACCGTCGTCCCGCTCCCGCCGGGCACGGCGCTCGGCTACGGCCAGGCTGCCGGGGTGCTCGACAGGTACCGCGCCGTCGGGGTCAGCGCGGGCAAGCTGCGCTTCGTCGACATGTACAGGAACCGTGACCCCAGCGGCGCTCTCCAGGTCACCATCTGGACGCTGCCCCATCCCGACTCCACCGAGTGGGAGCTCGAGCACCAGGCCAGCTTCCACCACATCTGGGATCATCACACCTACAAGGCCGCTGGACTCCCCAGCAAGATCCCCGTCCTCGCGCTCATCCACCCCGACCACCCCGCCGTCGTCTACTTCTTCCTCAACGACCACCTCTTCGGCGTCGACTTGCGGGACCACGCCGTCGTGGCCTGCGACCTCTACCACCTCGTCGACCCGCCCAGGGATCTCGTCTCCGCCCGCTTCGTCCACGCCTGGCAGCTGCCGCAAGCTCTTCGTTCCCCTTCCCCAGGTAATCAACGCTAA